The following proteins are encoded in a genomic region of Bufo bufo chromosome 11, aBufBuf1.1, whole genome shotgun sequence:
- the TMEM121 gene encoding transmembrane protein 121 — protein sequence MVLPPPDKRHVCLTTIVIMTSMAFMDAYLVEQNQGPRKIGVCIIVLVGDICFLIVLRYVAVWVGAEVKTAKRGYAMILWFLYIFVLEIKLYFIFQNYKADKKNVDTVARKALTLLLSISVPGLYLVLVSLDSMEYVRTFRKKEDLRGRLFWVALDLLDILDIQANLWEPHKTGLPIWAEGLMFFYCYILLLILPCVSLSEISMQGEHIAPQKMMLYPVLSLVSINIVTIFIRVVNMILFQDSRVSTIFIGKNIIAISTKVCTFLEYKKQVKEFPQNTIALELQQNSISHNQTIHNTQGINHEQSPSRETMDT from the coding sequence ATGGTTCTTCCACCTCCAGACAAGCGTCATGTGTGTCTTACAACAATAGTTATTATGACCAGCATGGCCTTTATGGATGCATATCTTGTGGAGCAAAACCAAGGCCCGAGGAAGATTGGAGTATGCATCATCGTGCTGGTTGGAGACATTTGTTTTTTAATCGTTCTGCGCTATGTGGCTGTCTGGGTCGGAGCTGAAGTAAAAACAGCCAAGCGAGGATATGCAATGATTTTGTGGTTTCTGTACATATTTGTTTTGGaaattaaattatattttatatttcagaATTACAAAGCTGATAAGAAAAATGTAGATACTGTAGCTAGAAAGGCACTGACGTTACTCTTATCCATCTCCGTCCCAGGATTATACTTGGTTCTGGTGTCACTAGACAGCATGGAGTATGTAAGGACATTCAGGAAAAAGGAAGATCTGAGGGGTCGTCTCTTTTGGGTTGCTCTTGATTTACTTGACATTTTAGATATTCAAGCTAACTTGTGGGAGCCGCATAAAACAGGACTTCCCATCTGGGCAGAAGGACTCATGTTTTTTTACTGCTACATCTTACTTCTGATTTTACCTTGCGTCTCTTTGAGTGAAATAAGCATGCAAGGGGAGCACATTGCTCCTCAGAAGATGATGCTTTATCCCGTCCTAAGTTTGGTGTCCATCAACATTGTTACTATTTTTATTAGGGTGGTCAACATGATTTTATTTCAGGACAGTCGAGTTTCTACCATCTTCATCGGCAAAAATATTATTGCAATATCCACTAAGGTCTGCACTTTCTTGGAATACAAAAAGCAAGTTAAGGAATTTCCGCAAAATACTATTGCGTTAGAACTACAGCAGAATTCAATTTCACACAATCAGACAATTCACAATACACAAGGAATCAACCACGAGCAGTCTCCTTCTAGGGAAACTATGGATACATGA